Proteins from a single region of Syngnathus scovelli strain Florida chromosome 7, RoL_Ssco_1.2, whole genome shotgun sequence:
- the ostn gene encoding osteocrin, which yields MYLCDVLLFICLLSINMLEGDAHELRRPQQHEDASTRSGPAALVHPDVTKTLQPDGRAKAENDVTENKRKTSSLGITLDRLSIGAINTKHAANRQRVIELPRRRLSLPPMDRLGMRHLPNRRG from the exons ATGTACTTGTGCGACgttctgctcttcatctgtctgCTGTCCATCAACATGCTTGAAGGTGACGCCCACGAGCTGAGGCGACCACAACAG CATGAAGATGCTTCGACGAGGTCCGGGCCCGCCGCGTTAGTCCACCCGGACGTGACCAAAACGCTCCAGCCAGATGGTCGAGCGAAGGCAGAGAATGATGTCACGGAGAACAAGAGGAAGACGAGTTCCCTCGGGATCACGCTGGATCGGCTGTCCATCGGCGCCATCAACACCAAACATGCGGCAAACAGGCAAAG AGTGATTGAGTTGCCACGGCGACGCCTCAGCCTCCCTCCCATGGACAGGCTCGGGATGAGACATTTGCCAAATAGAAGAGGATGA